One genomic region from Spirulina subsalsa PCC 9445 encodes:
- a CDS encoding endonuclease/exonuclease/phosphatase family protein, whose protein sequence is MNYKLLLSWGLVLGVPVLAILIFFFWASGGYYPKEKYAEIVQDDSITPPSKGESVFSVLTYNIGYLSGLTNNEAIRPPRELFEENLKQVLANLKPRQIDIMGLQEIDLPSHRSYEVHQVEALGKGLGMAYRAIAINWDKNYLPFPYWPPSVHFRRILSSQAILSQFPIRRHERLVLGKVENRPFLYKAFYLDRLAQIAEIEINGQLVIVINVHLEAFDIPTRRRQTEEILDILAQYEPQHPVLLMGDFNSDPHLTPDSPDSTVQLLLNHPKIRSVVPQKAMNTPEMKTFPSNEPRFKLDYIFYTPNSLELVESEVLREMGQASDHLPVLATFRLVD, encoded by the coding sequence ATGAACTATAAATTATTGCTGAGTTGGGGTCTGGTTTTAGGTGTTCCCGTGCTAGCTATTTTGATCTTCTTTTTTTGGGCGAGTGGGGGATATTACCCAAAAGAAAAGTACGCGGAAATTGTGCAGGATGACTCTATCACACCTCCCTCTAAGGGGGAGTCGGTTTTTAGTGTACTGACCTACAATATCGGCTATCTTTCGGGTTTAACGAATAATGAGGCTATCCGTCCTCCGCGAGAACTGTTTGAGGAGAATTTAAAACAAGTTTTGGCGAACCTGAAACCTCGGCAAATTGATATTATGGGGCTACAGGAAATTGATCTCCCCTCCCACCGTTCCTATGAAGTCCATCAGGTGGAAGCGTTGGGGAAGGGCTTGGGAATGGCATATCGTGCGATCGCCATTAATTGGGATAAAAACTATCTCCCCTTCCCCTACTGGCCCCCCAGCGTCCATTTTCGCCGTATTCTATCGAGTCAGGCTATCTTAAGTCAATTCCCGATTCGTCGTCATGAACGCCTCGTTTTAGGCAAAGTAGAAAACCGTCCGTTTTTGTACAAGGCTTTTTATCTTGATCGACTGGCACAAATCGCCGAAATTGAGATCAATGGACAACTTGTAATTGTGATTAATGTTCATCTGGAAGCCTTTGATATTCCCACTCGTCGCCGTCAAACTGAAGAAATTTTGGACATACTGGCGCAATACGAACCCCAACATCCGGTGTTATTAATGGGAGATTTTAATAGTGATCCTCATTTAACTCCAGATTCTCCTGATTCGACGGTTCAACTATTATTAAATCATCCTAAAATTCGTTCTGTTGTGCCACAAAAAGCGATGAATACGCCGGAGATGAAGACGTTTCCCTCTAATGAACCAAGGTTTAAACTGGATTATATTTTTTATACTCCCAATTCCTTAGAGTTGGTCGAATCGGAGGTTTTAAGGGAGATGGGACAAGCTTCTGATCATCTTCCTGTTTTGGCGACATTCCGACTGGTTGACTGA
- the larC gene encoding nickel pincer cofactor biosynthesis protein LarC: protein MGKIAYFDCPTGIAGDMCLGALVDAGLPWQELNQLLQILGLAQECQLWSEEVLRQGQRATKVEVKVMTTDHHHHRHLPEIERMIQGAMLPPKVKEWSLKVFRQLAIAEGAVHGVAPEKVHFHEVGATDALVDVVGTCLGLHYLEVETLYCSALPTGGGTVKAAHGRMPVPVPAVLELWQMRQVPVYSNGIERELVTPTGAALVTTLAEKFGPIPAMQLGRVGLGAGNHDLSMPNILRLWIGERQENTESETVAVLETQVDDLTPQAIAYTSEELFKTGALDVFTQAIGMKKSRPGHLITVICHPERVEDCQEILFRETTTLGIRSRLQTRHILARELRTVELPYGRVRVKIARQGEEVLNMQPEYEDCAKIAREQQKPLTTIQQMVLQEFKVNEL from the coding sequence ATGGGGAAAATCGCTTATTTTGACTGTCCCACGGGAATTGCTGGGGATATGTGTCTGGGGGCCTTGGTGGATGCGGGGCTACCTTGGCAGGAGTTGAATCAATTGTTACAGATTCTGGGGTTGGCTCAGGAGTGTCAACTGTGGTCTGAAGAGGTTTTGCGCCAAGGCCAACGGGCGACGAAGGTTGAGGTTAAGGTGATGACGACGGATCATCACCATCACCGACATTTACCCGAGATTGAACGGATGATTCAAGGGGCGATGTTACCTCCGAAGGTGAAGGAGTGGAGTTTAAAGGTGTTTCGCCAGTTGGCGATCGCAGAAGGGGCGGTTCATGGTGTGGCTCCCGAAAAGGTGCATTTCCATGAAGTCGGTGCAACGGATGCTTTAGTGGATGTTGTGGGAACTTGTTTGGGGCTGCATTATTTGGAGGTTGAAACCCTCTATTGTTCGGCATTACCGACGGGGGGGGGAACGGTAAAAGCGGCTCATGGACGGATGCCTGTCCCGGTTCCGGCGGTGTTAGAGTTATGGCAAATGCGCCAAGTTCCGGTTTATAGCAATGGTATTGAACGGGAATTGGTGACTCCCACTGGGGCGGCCCTTGTCACTACGTTAGCGGAAAAATTCGGTCCGATTCCGGCGATGCAGTTGGGGCGAGTGGGATTGGGAGCGGGTAATCATGATCTGTCGATGCCGAATATTTTGCGCTTGTGGATTGGGGAACGTCAGGAAAACACGGAGTCGGAAACTGTTGCGGTGCTTGAAACCCAGGTGGATGATCTCACCCCACAGGCGATCGCCTACACTAGCGAGGAACTGTTCAAAACTGGGGCGCTGGATGTCTTTACGCAGGCCATCGGCATGAAAAAATCCCGCCCTGGTCATCTGATTACGGTGATTTGTCACCCGGAAAGGGTAGAGGATTGTCAAGAAATTTTATTTCGAGAAACCACTACTTTAGGCATTCGTTCCCGTCTACAAACTCGTCACATCCTAGCGCGGGAATTGCGCACGGTTGAGCTTCCCTATGGTCGGGTGCGGGTTAAAATCGCCCGACAAGGGGAAGAGGTGTTAAATATGCAGCCTGAATATGAAGATTGTGCCAAAATTGCCAGAGAACAGCAAAAACCTTTAACCACTATCCAACAGATGGTTTTACAGGAGTTCAAGGTGAATGAACTATAA
- a CDS encoding L-threonylcarbamoyladenylate synthase, which translates to MATLYNIHPQNPQKRSLEEIVSALKDGAIMLYPTDTVYAIGCDMTVKSAVQRVRQLKQLSNDKPLTFLCSSLSNISHYAWVTDQAYRIMKRLIPGPYTFVLPATKLVPKIVMNPKRKTTGIRVPQHQVCLELLEALGNPIISTSAHLPDDEGEYPTLDLERSRFFDTLEPLVDLIIDDSSDPGHQVSTILDLTSEKPSVVRKGLGWEAMEEWLVLSD; encoded by the coding sequence ATGGCTACCCTTTATAATATCCATCCCCAAAACCCCCAAAAACGCAGTCTTGAAGAAATTGTCAGCGCCCTAAAAGATGGGGCAATTATGCTTTACCCCACCGACACCGTGTATGCGATTGGTTGCGATATGACCGTTAAATCGGCGGTGCAACGGGTCAGACAATTAAAACAACTATCCAATGATAAACCTCTAACCTTCCTCTGTTCGTCTCTCTCTAATATTTCCCATTATGCTTGGGTAACAGATCAGGCATACCGCATCATGAAGCGCCTGATTCCGGGGCCTTATACCTTTGTTTTGCCAGCCACCAAATTAGTCCCCAAAATCGTCATGAATCCCAAACGCAAGACCACAGGTATCCGGGTACCCCAGCATCAAGTCTGTTTAGAGTTATTGGAAGCCTTGGGCAACCCGATTATTTCCACCTCCGCCCATTTACCCGATGACGAGGGGGAATATCCTACCCTTGACCTCGAACGCAGTCGCTTTTTCGATACCCTCGAACCCTTGGTAGACCTGATTATTGACGATAGTTCAGACCCCGGTCATCAAGTGTCCACCATATTAGATTTAACCAGTGAGAAACCTTCTGTGGTTCGGAAAGGTCTTGGATGGGAAGCGATGGAAGAATGGTTAGTCCTAAGTGATTAA
- a CDS encoding HetZ-related protein, which yields MQAHTCHFVSQSTDPTTTHPEKQQSPLEFVLLEEIRDRAGLSGRSAHAVAHRIAEEVNRVCSKSDRIQGSGEVRAHLLYLGYHRLNKCLSYFKLGAKQGRVELHSNLSVMIYRHIAPTRLQMGFSGRYNLIEDFLQDFYVESLKAFRRENEVPEDYQPRTQLELAEYMAFTEQYAKRRITLPNGYAQQLIILRAQSFARRQPKETSVDLEQAVEFAKDEESQAYQRSATVQQVRSQMVAETPDPWENVKRDRVIASLFEYLNAQGHSDCADYLALKLQDLPASEIDEILGLTPRQRDYLQQRFKYHVDKFARTTHWKLVHQWLDADLDQKLGMTYDQWQQFQSQLSEGDRELLALKQNQVSDAEIQTRLGCSAKKLQKRWTALLDLAAKMRNEAQ from the coding sequence ATGCAAGCACACACCTGTCACTTTGTATCACAATCTACCGATCCCACCACTACCCATCCGGAAAAGCAACAATCCCCTTTAGAGTTTGTTCTGCTCGAAGAAATTCGCGATCGCGCTGGATTATCCGGTCGTTCTGCTCATGCTGTCGCTCATCGCATCGCGGAGGAAGTGAATCGAGTTTGCAGCAAAAGCGATCGCATCCAAGGCTCCGGGGAAGTCCGCGCTCACCTGCTCTATTTAGGCTACCACCGCTTAAATAAATGTCTCTCCTACTTCAAATTAGGGGCAAAACAAGGCCGCGTCGAACTGCACAGCAACCTCAGCGTCATGATTTACCGTCATATCGCCCCCACCCGCTTACAAATGGGGTTCTCCGGTCGGTACAACCTGATTGAAGACTTTTTACAAGACTTCTATGTTGAATCCTTAAAAGCCTTCCGTCGGGAAAATGAGGTACCAGAAGACTACCAACCCCGCACCCAATTGGAATTAGCGGAATATATGGCCTTCACAGAACAATATGCCAAACGTCGGATCACCTTACCCAATGGCTACGCGCAACAGTTAATCATCCTGAGAGCGCAAAGTTTCGCCCGTCGTCAACCCAAAGAAACCAGCGTAGACCTTGAACAAGCCGTTGAATTTGCCAAAGATGAAGAATCCCAAGCCTATCAACGCTCTGCCACCGTCCAGCAAGTGCGCTCCCAAATGGTCGCCGAAACCCCCGATCCTTGGGAAAACGTCAAACGCGACCGGGTGATTGCCTCCCTGTTTGAGTACCTGAACGCCCAAGGTCACTCCGACTGTGCCGACTACTTAGCGTTAAAACTCCAAGACCTCCCCGCTTCGGAAATTGACGAAATCTTGGGCCTTACCCCTCGTCAACGGGACTATCTGCAACAACGGTTTAAATACCATGTAGACAAATTCGCTAGAACCACCCACTGGAAACTGGTTCATCAGTGGTTAGATGCAGACTTAGACCAAAAATTGGGGATGACCTATGACCAGTGGCAACAATTTCAGAGTCAACTTTCTGAAGGCGATCGCGAACTCTTGGCCCTCAAACAAAATCAAGTTAGTGACGCTGAGATTCAAACCCGCTTGGGGTGTTCCGCCAAAAAATTACAAAAACGTTGGACCGCGCTCCTGGACTTGGCCGCCAAAATGCGCAACGAGGCCCAATGA
- a CDS encoding Uma2 family endonuclease: protein MYELPSEEVGEPGLPDQFHPLQAQLLRLTFQPGNYDPEQVFSAMDLNVYYDENHTRRYKRPDWFGVVGVPRLYENRDLRLSYVVWQEGVSPSLVVELLSPSTQDQDLGQVEGEADGTPTKWEVYEQILRVPYYVVYDRTMGGFRGFELERGATAESPRYVEVEVRENRWWLEGLELGVGLWQGTYENVNRLWLRFYGSSGDWIPTPTERERAEKERERRARESAEQREARERQAKERERQAREAAEERAERFRRLLMENGINPDEI from the coding sequence ATGTATGAGCTACCCAGTGAAGAAGTAGGAGAACCGGGTTTGCCGGACCAATTTCACCCCCTACAAGCCCAATTACTGCGTCTAACATTTCAACCGGGCAATTACGACCCAGAACAGGTTTTTTCGGCAATGGATCTCAATGTTTATTACGATGAGAACCACACCAGACGATATAAACGCCCCGATTGGTTTGGGGTGGTGGGAGTGCCTCGCCTATACGAAAATCGAGACTTGCGCTTAAGTTATGTAGTGTGGCAAGAAGGAGTTAGTCCTTCTCTGGTAGTGGAATTATTATCCCCAAGTACCCAAGATCAGGATTTAGGACAAGTGGAAGGGGAGGCGGATGGAACACCGACAAAATGGGAGGTGTATGAGCAGATTCTGAGGGTTCCCTACTATGTAGTGTATGACCGGACGATGGGGGGTTTTCGAGGGTTTGAATTAGAAAGGGGAGCAACAGCCGAATCTCCTCGTTATGTAGAGGTAGAAGTGAGGGAGAACCGCTGGTGGTTGGAGGGATTGGAATTAGGAGTGGGTTTGTGGCAAGGGACTTATGAGAATGTAAATCGTTTATGGTTACGCTTCTATGGGAGTTCGGGGGATTGGATTCCTACACCGACGGAACGGGAACGAGCGGAGAAAGAACGGGAACGACGGGCTAGAGAGTCTGCCGAACAACGGGAAGCACGGGAACGACAAGCCAAAGAACGGGAACGACAAGCCAGAGAAGCAGCAGAAGAACGAGCGGAACGTTTCCGACGTTTACTCATGGAAAACGGGATTAACCCCGACGAAATTTAA
- a CDS encoding pentapeptide repeat-containing protein, whose translation MQTKAQKKQDSAHQDTQHHFNNSSGVAVQSKPETQPSVAVQMSRAAQFGHSVTGIPIQAQLVIGEPGDKYEKEADTVAAQAVRMKPQNTPIQRQTQPDMNISRAELGDMGDMGELASEGADLESQGQDIAAETTAAATGEEGAAPQDMAEGGIAPEETAEMLPPETSEQLEAANIDPSSSSNGEGPEAGGDSPEARIQKAMSSGGTPLPEDDQQKLRERLNIANPEAIVIHTDPEADELCQMMSARAFTTSNHIFFANGEYGNDELLFHEATHCIQQGAVTTTDSAGETPQPEDGAETMTPQEGTESPLEEAVMTKPQEHPIIQREEAKEETPAAEAPKAEEAPAEEESEEQKEAKAEGDAAQEQGKDDEEKAKEEGGGETQAEEEKAPTGEGGGEAGDLPEQAEITEGGTEVEEANLEMSEIPEEGEVEVEVDDFSHLYFGPTKEAELPGFDEEMQDHEMFQSAKDKEPGDADFWSQFAEGYDSQALVAEKFSEKGVGVDKASLIMGAVGSGILEAALSAAISAGLSALAEKGMEAFAKKFPNAAGPIGEAIGPIMTIASFAMDPEGWFKENILVFGEHAKAIAGAWSGLGEGSVWNRLASFMELILGIMTIVKQVITTVKNILNLISALMFVLGLISIGIGAVLAAFVFTAPAAPPFKIAGAFLKKGAAFLLKITKKLGLIETLITAASLPPRALAVLFRTIDIATFEGDPEELLEKQQKLKDHVKNLVADGISTYQSRDDIKKAVSTKPAPQDPEIEAVFGKNAKNETDFQQKSEKLQEFEKANPEFATKVQDYEESEMFGNLFAESDVQKNYGLKKKEAFEAWTAKQELPGDLAEGFLGEGGASETLAKAAFMAAGKGDGEYETWFSTDGLGEKAGEWVGGEAENLGGAKDNLTIQILQQRIIQGAEELPAPPDDDVVKINECAAAYEDLEEEKQALAINKGINQNLKAQAAESSMGSQALIEAVAVNQAQIEQYHADIAEKQVQQDQAAALMAEAQQTAAQGQAQAANVEGMTKGQQPHIEGGMKEDAAKDVDSGAAEPEAAIGGSGQSKDDLKETGGASQKGIAGMQANKGKLAQADSAATAQDNELQGFREQKQQDVADAEEAKGDSDQLDTEIDEGLDTLQAQQDQLLAERQQSILNIQMWIVEHKAQKQAIFDDLEATEGSIGKGEFERDSGDEESEDEGDGPFAGVKLSDLDLSGTNLSGIDFTEVDLKGADLSDANLSNATLTKTQLQGADLTGADLTGADLTEADLTGATLDNATLDKAKTENAVGLGV comes from the coding sequence ATGCAAACTAAAGCTCAAAAGAAACAAGACTCAGCCCATCAAGACACCCAGCATCATTTCAACAACTCATCCGGTGTAGCCGTTCAGTCCAAACCCGAAACCCAACCCAGTGTAGCCGTCCAAATGAGCCGCGCCGCCCAATTTGGCCATAGTGTGACCGGAATCCCCATCCAAGCGCAATTAGTCATCGGAGAACCGGGGGATAAATACGAAAAAGAAGCCGATACCGTCGCCGCCCAAGCCGTGCGGATGAAACCCCAAAACACCCCCATCCAACGGCAAACCCAACCCGACATGAACATCTCCCGAGCCGAACTCGGCGATATGGGAGACATGGGAGAGTTAGCCTCAGAAGGAGCAGACCTAGAAAGTCAGGGACAAGACATTGCCGCAGAAACCACCGCCGCCGCAACCGGAGAAGAGGGAGCCGCCCCCCAAGACATGGCTGAGGGAGGAATAGCCCCCGAAGAAACCGCCGAAATGCTGCCCCCAGAAACCAGTGAGCAACTCGAAGCCGCCAACATCGACCCCTCATCCTCTAGTAACGGAGAAGGCCCAGAAGCCGGGGGAGACTCCCCAGAAGCCCGTATTCAAAAAGCCATGAGTAGCGGTGGCACCCCCTTACCCGAAGACGACCAGCAGAAACTACGGGAACGTTTAAATATTGCCAATCCTGAAGCCATTGTCATTCATACCGACCCCGAAGCCGACGAACTTTGCCAAATGATGAGCGCTCGGGCCTTCACCACCAGTAATCATATCTTCTTCGCCAACGGGGAATATGGCAACGATGAACTACTGTTCCACGAAGCCACTCACTGCATACAACAAGGAGCCGTGACGACCACCGACAGCGCAGGAGAAACCCCACAGCCCGAAGATGGTGCAGAAACCATGACTCCTCAAGAGGGAACAGAATCCCCCCTTGAAGAAGCCGTCATGACTAAACCCCAAGAGCATCCCATCATCCAACGAGAAGAAGCCAAGGAAGAAACACCCGCCGCCGAAGCCCCCAAAGCTGAAGAAGCCCCCGCCGAAGAAGAATCCGAAGAACAAAAAGAAGCCAAAGCCGAAGGAGACGCGGCTCAAGAACAAGGAAAAGACGACGAAGAAAAAGCCAAAGAAGAAGGGGGCGGTGAAACCCAAGCCGAAGAAGAAAAAGCACCCACAGGAGAAGGGGGCGGCGAAGCAGGGGATCTCCCTGAACAAGCCGAGATAACAGAGGGCGGCACTGAGGTAGAAGAGGCCAACCTAGAGATGTCAGAAATCCCCGAAGAAGGGGAAGTTGAGGTCGAGGTAGATGATTTTTCCCATCTGTATTTTGGCCCAACCAAAGAGGCCGAACTCCCCGGCTTTGATGAAGAAATGCAAGACCATGAAATGTTCCAATCGGCCAAGGACAAAGAGCCGGGGGATGCCGATTTTTGGTCACAATTTGCAGAAGGCTATGATAGTCAAGCTTTAGTCGCTGAGAAATTTAGTGAAAAGGGAGTCGGAGTAGACAAGGCCTCTCTGATTATGGGAGCCGTGGGCAGTGGCATCCTAGAAGCGGCCCTTTCGGCGGCGATTTCGGCTGGTTTGTCTGCCTTGGCCGAAAAGGGCATGGAAGCCTTCGCCAAGAAGTTCCCCAACGCGGCGGGTCCCATTGGCGAAGCGATTGGCCCCATTATGACCATTGCCAGTTTTGCAATGGATCCAGAAGGATGGTTTAAAGAGAATATTTTAGTCTTTGGGGAACACGCTAAAGCCATTGCTGGGGCTTGGTCAGGTTTAGGAGAAGGAAGTGTTTGGAATCGCCTCGCTTCTTTCATGGAATTAATCTTAGGGATTATGACCATTGTGAAGCAGGTTATTACAACGGTCAAAAATATTCTGAATCTTATTTCAGCTCTTATGTTTGTCTTGGGCTTAATTTCCATCGGCATTGGCGCAGTTTTGGCTGCCTTCGTGTTCACAGCACCCGCCGCACCACCTTTTAAGATCGCGGGTGCTTTCCTCAAAAAAGGGGCGGCTTTCCTATTAAAAATTACAAAAAAATTGGGACTCATTGAAACCCTGATTACTGCCGCAAGTTTGCCTCCGCGTGCTTTGGCGGTTCTCTTCCGAACCATTGATATTGCAACCTTTGAAGGAGATCCCGAAGAACTGTTAGAGAAACAACAAAAGCTCAAAGATCATGTTAAAAATTTAGTGGCTGATGGTATCTCGACTTATCAGAGTCGAGATGACATTAAAAAAGCTGTATCGACTAAACCTGCCCCTCAAGATCCTGAGATTGAAGCCGTTTTTGGTAAAAATGCGAAAAATGAGACAGATTTTCAACAAAAATCTGAAAAATTACAAGAGTTTGAGAAAGCTAATCCTGAATTTGCGACCAAGGTACAAGATTACGAAGAAAGCGAAATGTTTGGCAATTTGTTTGCCGAATCAGATGTTCAAAAAAATTATGGACTAAAGAAAAAAGAAGCGTTTGAAGCTTGGACGGCAAAACAAGAGTTACCCGGAGATTTAGCCGAAGGTTTTCTCGGTGAAGGCGGGGCCAGTGAAACGCTTGCAAAAGCGGCTTTTATGGCAGCAGGTAAAGGAGATGGTGAGTATGAAACATGGTTTTCTACCGATGGACTCGGTGAAAAGGCTGGGGAATGGGTTGGAGGTGAGGCGGAAAATTTAGGCGGTGCGAAGGATAATTTGACTATTCAAATCCTCCAACAACGAATTATTCAGGGAGCGGAGGAATTGCCTGCACCTCCTGATGATGATGTGGTGAAAATTAATGAATGTGCCGCCGCCTATGAGGATTTGGAGGAGGAAAAACAAGCACTGGCAATTAATAAAGGCATTAACCAAAATCTCAAGGCGCAAGCGGCTGAATCTTCTATGGGAAGTCAAGCGTTAATCGAGGCCGTGGCGGTTAATCAAGCCCAGATTGAGCAGTATCACGCGGATATTGCGGAAAAACAAGTCCAACAAGATCAGGCGGCGGCTTTAATGGCTGAGGCTCAACAGACGGCGGCTCAGGGACAGGCACAAGCGGCGAATGTGGAGGGGATGACGAAGGGGCAGCAACCCCATATTGAAGGCGGGATGAAAGAGGATGCGGCCAAGGATGTTGATTCGGGTGCGGCGGAGCCGGAAGCGGCGATTGGAGGTTCTGGTCAGAGTAAGGATGATTTGAAAGAAACGGGGGGAGCTTCTCAGAAGGGAATTGCAGGGATGCAGGCGAATAAGGGCAAGTTAGCTCAAGCAGATTCTGCGGCTACGGCTCAGGATAATGAGTTACAAGGTTTCCGTGAACAAAAACAACAAGATGTAGCGGATGCGGAGGAAGCGAAAGGGGATTCTGATCAGTTAGATACGGAAATTGATGAGGGTTTAGATACGTTACAGGCACAGCAGGATCAATTACTGGCGGAGCGTCAACAATCTATTTTGAATATTCAAATGTGGATTGTAGAACATAAGGCGCAGAAGCAGGCCATTTTTGATGATTTGGAGGCAACTGAGGGGAGTATTGGGAAAGGTGAATTTGAACGGGATAGTGGGGATGAGGAAAGTGAAGATGAGGGGGATGGGCCGTTTGCAGGGGTTAAGTTAAGTGATCTAGATTTAAGTGGAACGAATTTAAGCGGGATTGATTTTACGGAGGTTGATTTAAAGGGGGCTGATTTAAGTGATGCGAATTTGTCGAATGCAACGTTGACGAAAACTCAGTTACAAGGGGCTGACTTAACGGGGGCGGATTTAACGGGGGCGGATTTAACGGAAGCTGATTTAACGGGGGCAACGCTGGATAATGCGACGCTGGATAAGGCTAAAACGGAGAATGCTGTAGGTTTAGGTGTCTAG
- a CDS encoding YbjN domain-containing protein: MSSSFWVQEGSEFLQQVSRLIQEEMGQFVSNSKLPKNTVNNGVLFKKVKLFFEQRKWNYQIIPNQNSLYFNYQADLGKWMVFFVAHESQKQILVYSVYPQKVPEAQRSTMAEFITGLNYYLLMGNFEMDLGDGELRYRTSLDCKDSPVTLPQLQQVLVTNLNMMTRYFERIQGVMEGQISPQEAIAKHLGTRIAHNIP, from the coding sequence ATGTCTAGCTCATTTTGGGTTCAAGAAGGTTCTGAGTTTTTACAGCAAGTTTCCCGGTTAATTCAAGAGGAGATGGGGCAATTTGTTAGTAATAGTAAGTTACCTAAAAATACTGTTAATAACGGGGTACTTTTTAAAAAAGTTAAACTTTTTTTTGAGCAAAGAAAGTGGAACTATCAAATTATTCCCAATCAAAATAGTTTATATTTTAATTACCAGGCTGATCTGGGAAAATGGATGGTCTTTTTTGTGGCTCATGAATCCCAAAAACAGATTCTAGTCTATTCGGTTTATCCCCAGAAAGTCCCAGAAGCACAGCGCTCTACTATGGCGGAGTTTATCACTGGACTGAATTATTATCTATTGATGGGTAATTTTGAAATGGATCTGGGGGATGGGGAGTTACGCTATCGCACCAGCCTTGATTGTAAAGATAGCCCGGTGACGTTGCCTCAGTTACAACAAGTATTAGTGACGAATCTCAATATGATGACTCGTTATTTTGAACGGATTCAAGGGGTGATGGAGGGGCAGATTTCTCCTCAAGAGGCGATCGCGAAGCATCTCGGAACGAGAATCGCGCATAACATCCCATGA